A genomic segment from Streptomyces sp. NBC_00654 encodes:
- a CDS encoding RNA 2'-phosphotransferase, with protein sequence MDGQRTVKVSKYLSKHLRHQPERIGITLDAHGWVTVDELLRATARHGLALTRAELDHVVAANDKQRFTLDGDRIRANQGHTVAVDLDLPPAEPPAYLYHGTVARVLDVIRAEGLRPMDRHHVHLSADRETATRVGARRGRPLVLSVDAGAMHRAGHTFRVSANGVWLADAVPPEFLRLPG encoded by the coding sequence ATGGACGGACAACGCACCGTGAAGGTGTCGAAGTACCTCTCGAAACATCTCCGGCACCAGCCCGAACGGATCGGCATCACCCTCGACGCCCACGGCTGGGTGACCGTCGATGAACTGCTGCGCGCGACCGCCCGGCACGGCCTCGCCCTCACCCGCGCCGAACTCGACCATGTCGTCGCCGCCAACGACAAGCAGCGCTTCACCCTGGACGGAGACCGCATCCGCGCCAATCAGGGCCACACCGTCGCCGTCGACCTGGACCTCCCGCCGGCCGAGCCGCCCGCGTACCTCTACCACGGCACGGTCGCCCGGGTCCTGGACGTGATCCGCGCCGAGGGGCTGCGCCCCATGGACCGCCACCACGTCCATCTTTCCGCCGACCGTGAGACGGCCACCCGCGTGGGCGCCCGCCGGGGCCGGCCCCTCGTCCTCTCCGTGGACGCGGGAGCCATGCACCGCGCGGGCCACACCTTCCGTGTCAGCGCCAACGGCGTCTGGCTCGCGGACGCCGTACCCCCGGAGTTCCTGCGCCTGCCCGGCTGA
- a CDS encoding SDR family oxidoreductase, with protein MNLSGARERRVRTGGIELCVAELGDERRPTVVLVHGYPDSKEVWSDVAVRLAEHWHVVLYDVRGHGRSTAPKPLRGGFTLEKLTDDFLAVADAVSPDRPVHVVGHDWGSVQSWEFATVKRTEGRIASFTSMSGPSLDHFGHWIKRRMTRPTPRRVGQLLGQGAKSWYVYMLHTPVLPELAWRGPLGKRWPRILERMEKVPAGDYPTSSLPDDAAHGAWLYRDNIRYRLRRPRADAYAHVPVQLITPTGDAFLSETLYDELEHWVPQLVRRSLPAKHWVPRTRPDQLASWISEFVTANEDARHEGRPVRDTAARGAYAERFGGQLVLVTGAAGGIGRATAFAFAEAGARVVAVDRDGEGAARTAEMALLIGAPAAWAETVDVSDEQAMEELAEKVAAECGIVDVLVNNAGIGLSGPFLETTSEDWKNVLDVNLWGVIHGCRIFGRQMAERGQGGHIVNTASAAAYQPSRALPAYSTSKAAVLMLSECLRAELAERSIGVSAICPGIVNTNITSTTHFAGADETEERRLQQRTSRLYGLRNYPPEKVADAILKAVVRNQAVVPVTPEARGARLLSRISPGVLRGVARLKPPL; from the coding sequence GTGAATCTGTCAGGAGCGCGCGAACGCCGGGTGCGTACGGGCGGAATCGAGCTGTGCGTCGCCGAGCTGGGCGATGAGCGGCGGCCGACGGTGGTCCTGGTGCACGGCTACCCGGACAGCAAGGAGGTCTGGTCGGACGTCGCGGTGCGGCTGGCCGAGCACTGGCATGTGGTGCTCTACGACGTGCGGGGACACGGCAGGTCCACGGCGCCGAAGCCGCTGCGCGGCGGCTTCACGCTGGAGAAGCTCACCGACGACTTCCTGGCGGTCGCCGACGCCGTCAGCCCGGACCGGCCGGTGCATGTGGTGGGGCACGACTGGGGGTCGGTCCAGTCGTGGGAGTTCGCCACGGTCAAGCGTACCGAGGGCCGGATCGCCTCGTTCACCTCGATGTCCGGTCCCTCCCTGGACCACTTCGGACACTGGATCAAGCGGCGCATGACCCGCCCCACCCCCCGGCGCGTGGGCCAGCTCCTCGGCCAGGGCGCCAAGTCCTGGTACGTGTACATGCTGCATACGCCGGTGCTCCCGGAGCTCGCCTGGCGCGGGCCGCTCGGCAAGCGGTGGCCCCGGATCCTGGAGCGGATGGAGAAGGTGCCCGCGGGCGACTATCCGACGTCCTCCCTGCCCGACGACGCGGCGCACGGCGCCTGGCTCTACCGCGACAACATCCGCTACCGGCTGCGCAGGCCGCGTGCCGACGCCTACGCCCATGTGCCGGTCCAGCTCATCACACCGACCGGGGACGCCTTCCTCTCGGAGACGCTCTACGACGAACTGGAACACTGGGTCCCGCAGTTGGTACGCCGCTCGCTGCCGGCCAAGCACTGGGTGCCGCGGACCAGGCCGGACCAGCTCGCGTCCTGGATCAGTGAGTTCGTCACGGCCAACGAGGACGCCCGGCACGAGGGCCGGCCGGTGCGGGACACCGCGGCCAGGGGCGCCTACGCCGAGCGGTTCGGTGGTCAGCTGGTGCTGGTCACCGGCGCGGCGGGCGGCATCGGGCGGGCCACCGCCTTCGCCTTCGCCGAGGCCGGGGCCCGGGTGGTGGCGGTGGACCGGGACGGCGAGGGGGCGGCCAGGACGGCGGAGATGGCCCTGCTGATCGGTGCCCCGGCCGCCTGGGCCGAGACCGTCGACGTGAGCGACGAGCAGGCGATGGAGGAGCTCGCGGAGAAGGTCGCCGCGGAGTGCGGAATCGTCGACGTCCTGGTCAACAACGCGGGGATCGGGCTGTCCGGCCCGTTCCTGGAGACCACCAGCGAGGACTGGAAGAACGTCCTCGACGTCAATCTGTGGGGCGTCATCCACGGCTGCCGGATCTTCGGCAGGCAGATGGCCGAGCGCGGCCAGGGCGGCCACATCGTCAACACCGCCTCGGCGGCGGCCTATCAGCCCTCCCGTGCGCTGCCCGCGTACAGCACGTCCAAGGCGGCCGTGCTGATGCTGAGCGAGTGCCTGCGGGCGGAGCTGGCGGAGCGGTCGATCGGGGTCAGCGCGATCTGCCCCGGCATCGTCAACACCAACATCACCTCGACCACGCACTTCGCGGGTGCCGACGAGACGGAGGAGAGGCGTCTCCAGCAGCGGACCAGCCGGCTGTACGGGCTCCGCAACTACCCGCCGGAGAAGGTCGCCGACGCCATCCTCAAGGCCGTGGTGCGCAACCAGGCCGTGGTGCCGGTGACACCGGAGGCCCGGGGTGCCCGGCTGCTGTCCAGGATCAGCCCCGGCGTGCTGCGCGGGGTCGCCCGGCTGAAGCCGCCGCTGTGA
- a CDS encoding M24 family metallopeptidase translates to MTSAVKDGTAPELRGFREVQRLAYDCAEAVAAQLRPGVTERDAARMQREWLRRRGVRDWFHLPFAWFGDRTAFTGFKVPLQFFPTNRKLEPGMPFILDMAPVYKGFTADIGYSGCLGPSPLHDKLMADLEAHRELILREVRERRSLRDIYEDVERLMVRQGYANRHRAYPFGVIAHKVDRVAEHRWSPQVFGFGTQSLKGLVSDALHGHRDGWSPLWSPYRFSDHPPRPGLWAVEPHLGFRGTGAKFEEILVVTDSRDPEQSAFWLDDDLPHVRRWAEEKVAA, encoded by the coding sequence ATGACCTCGGCGGTGAAGGACGGAACGGCCCCGGAACTGCGGGGGTTCAGAGAGGTGCAGCGCCTCGCCTACGACTGCGCGGAGGCGGTCGCCGCCCAGCTCCGGCCGGGGGTGACGGAGCGCGATGCGGCCCGGATGCAGCGGGAATGGCTGCGCCGGAGGGGGGTGCGGGACTGGTTCCACCTCCCCTTCGCCTGGTTCGGGGACCGCACGGCGTTCACCGGCTTCAAGGTGCCGCTCCAGTTCTTCCCGACCAACCGGAAGCTGGAGCCGGGAATGCCGTTCATTCTCGACATGGCCCCGGTGTACAAGGGGTTCACGGCGGACATCGGGTATTCCGGCTGTCTCGGTCCCAGCCCGCTTCACGACAAGCTGATGGCCGACCTGGAAGCCCATCGTGAGCTGATCCTGCGCGAGGTGCGCGAACGCCGCTCGCTGCGCGACATCTACGAGGACGTCGAACGCCTCATGGTCAGGCAGGGTTACGCGAACCGGCACCGCGCCTACCCCTTCGGTGTCATCGCCCACAAGGTGGACCGGGTGGCCGAACACCGTTGGTCCCCACAGGTGTTCGGGTTCGGCACCCAGTCGCTCAAGGGCCTGGTGAGCGACGCGCTGCACGGGCACCGGGACGGCTGGTCGCCGCTGTGGAGTCCGTACCGCTTCTCCGACCATCCCCCGCGGCCCGGACTGTGGGCGGTCGAACCTCACCTCGGATTCCGGGGTACGGGCGCCAAGTTCGAGGAGATCCTGGTCGTCACCGACTCCCGGGACCCCGAGCAGAGCGCCTTCTGGCTGGACGACGATCTGCCGCATGTGCGGCGCTGGGCCGAGGAGAAGGTGGCGGCGTGA
- a CDS encoding ABC transporter ATP-binding protein, giving the protein MIATESLSKRFPRVTALDRLSLDIGTGVTGLVGSNGAGKSTLIKILLGLSPATEGRAAVLGLDVATSGAAIRERVGYMPEHDCLPPDVSATEFVVHMARMSGLPPTAARERTADTLRHVGLYEERYRPIGGYSTGMKQRVKLAQALVHDPQLVLLDEPTNGLDPVGRDEMLGLIRRIHTDFGISVLVTSHLLGELERTCDHVVVIDGGSLLRSSSTSDFTQTTTTLAVEVTDSDTHPDGTGALRGALTAAGVTLIGHDGLDAEGLPGAGHILLVEATGEETYDIVRDSVAGLGLGLVRMEQRRHHIAEVFRTEQAPADRDVAGAASVTAGAVQQKGNGRDEQH; this is encoded by the coding sequence GTGATCGCGACCGAAAGCCTGAGCAAGCGGTTCCCCCGGGTGACCGCTCTTGACCGGCTCTCCTTGGACATCGGAACCGGTGTGACCGGCCTGGTGGGTTCCAACGGAGCCGGCAAGTCCACACTGATCAAGATCCTGCTGGGTCTCTCCCCCGCCACCGAGGGCCGGGCCGCGGTGCTCGGGCTGGACGTGGCGACCAGCGGCGCCGCCATCCGGGAACGGGTGGGCTACATGCCCGAGCACGACTGCCTGCCGCCGGACGTCTCGGCGACCGAGTTCGTCGTGCACATGGCCCGGATGTCCGGTCTGCCGCCGACAGCGGCGCGTGAGCGCACCGCCGACACGCTGCGCCATGTCGGCCTCTACGAGGAGCGCTACCGCCCCATCGGCGGGTACTCGACCGGTATGAAGCAGCGCGTGAAGCTGGCCCAGGCGCTGGTCCACGACCCGCAGCTGGTCCTTCTCGACGAGCCGACCAACGGCCTGGACCCGGTCGGCCGCGACGAGATGCTCGGCCTCATCCGGCGCATCCACACCGACTTCGGCATCTCCGTGCTGGTCACCTCGCACCTCCTGGGCGAGCTGGAACGCACCTGCGACCATGTCGTCGTCATCGACGGCGGCTCTCTGCTGAGGTCCAGCTCCACCAGCGACTTCACCCAGACCACCACCACCCTCGCGGTCGAGGTGACCGACAGCGACACCCACCCCGACGGCACGGGCGCCCTGCGCGGGGCGCTCACCGCGGCCGGGGTCACGCTCATCGGCCACGACGGACTCGACGCGGAAGGGCTGCCCGGCGCGGGCCACATCCTGCTGGTCGAGGCGACCGGTGAGGAGACGTACGACATCGTCCGCGACAGCGTCGCCGGGCTCGGACTCGGCCTCGTACGGATGGAACAGCGGCGTCACCACATCGCCGAGGTCTTCCGTACCGAACAGGCTCCCGCGGACCGGGACGTGGCAGGGGCCGCGTCCGTGACCGCCGGGGCCGTACAGCAGAAGGGGAACGGTCGCGATGAGCAGCACTGA
- a CDS encoding ABC transporter permease: protein MSSTETGAVSGSDTSRIHNIGYRSYDGPRLGRAYARRSLYSQTLRGSFGLGRSAKSKVLPMLLFGVMTLVAAILVAVSMAVPDATKLVVKYTSYAIYLQAVIGLFIAAQAPQAVSRDLRFKSVPLYFSRPIERVDYVVAKFAAMASALFVITGVPLLVLYVGSLLAKFDFADQTKWFGQGLVSVALLSVLFAGLGLVMAALTPRRGFGVAAVIAVLTISYGAVSTVQAIAWETGSTGAVQWLGLFSPITLIDGVQTAFLGATSAFPGGEGPGAGAGVVYLIVVLALVAGSYAVLMRRYRRVGL from the coding sequence ATGAGCAGCACTGAGACCGGGGCCGTGAGCGGGAGCGACACCTCCCGGATCCACAACATCGGGTACCGCTCGTACGACGGGCCGCGCCTGGGCCGTGCCTACGCCCGCCGCTCGCTCTACTCGCAGACCCTGCGGGGCTCCTTCGGACTGGGCCGTTCCGCCAAGTCCAAGGTGCTGCCGATGCTGCTGTTCGGTGTGATGACCCTGGTCGCGGCGATCCTGGTGGCGGTCTCCATGGCCGTCCCGGACGCGACGAAGCTGGTGGTCAAGTACACGTCGTACGCGATCTACCTTCAGGCCGTCATCGGCCTCTTCATCGCCGCACAGGCGCCGCAGGCCGTTTCCAGGGACCTCCGTTTCAAGAGCGTGCCCCTGTACTTCTCGCGGCCGATCGAACGGGTCGACTACGTGGTCGCCAAGTTCGCGGCCATGGCGTCGGCGCTGTTCGTGATCACCGGGGTGCCGTTGCTCGTCCTGTATGTGGGCTCCCTGCTCGCGAAGTTCGATTTCGCCGATCAGACCAAGTGGTTCGGCCAGGGGCTGGTGTCGGTGGCGCTGCTGTCCGTGCTGTTCGCCGGTCTGGGACTGGTGATGGCCGCGCTCACCCCGCGCCGCGGGTTCGGCGTCGCCGCGGTGATCGCCGTACTGACCATCTCCTACGGCGCGGTCTCCACGGTCCAGGCCATCGCCTGGGAAACGGGCTCCACCGGAGCCGTGCAGTGGCTGGGGCTCTTCTCGCCGATCACCCTGATCGACGGCGTCCAGACCGCGTTCCTCGGCGCCACCTCGGCCTTCCCCGGAGGGGAAGGCCCGGGGGCGGGCGCCGGGGTGGTCTACCTGATCGTTGTTCTCGCGCTCGTCGCCGGCTCGTACGCCGTCCTGATGCGCCGTTACCGGAGGGTCGGGCTGTGA
- a CDS encoding MerR family transcriptional regulator, whose protein sequence is MSGPAASSPAEVRAGAEYRIEDLAHASGATVRTIRAYQDRGLLPTPERRGRANVYRETHLARLRQIADLLDRGYTLASIKELLEAWDAGRGLGGVLGLVAEVHGPWTDEEADRITRAELEARFGGAQDDEAVAEAVELGILERVPGREDEFLVPSPQELAVAVELHAAGVPLPAISGHLRELRGQVEHIASRFLEFTTEHVFARYLGHRPPEDADAAEAASMVRRLRPLAQQTVDAELARAMRTFATRHLHHHLGAEGDVTDPQEPRPVLVPARTTQAVQALVGPQNVAAFVTAATEREVQARTLDALTPSSPKHKEIDQMD, encoded by the coding sequence GTGAGCGGGCCGGCCGCGTCCTCGCCGGCGGAGGTCCGGGCCGGGGCGGAGTACCGGATCGAGGATCTGGCGCATGCGAGCGGCGCCACGGTGCGCACGATCCGCGCCTACCAGGACCGGGGGCTGCTGCCCACTCCGGAGCGGCGCGGGCGGGCCAATGTGTACCGGGAGACCCACCTCGCCCGGTTGCGGCAGATCGCCGACCTGCTGGACCGCGGCTACACCCTGGCCAGCATCAAGGAGCTGCTGGAGGCCTGGGACGCGGGGCGCGGCCTCGGCGGGGTGCTCGGGCTGGTCGCCGAGGTGCACGGCCCATGGACCGACGAGGAGGCCGACCGGATCACCCGGGCCGAGCTGGAGGCGAGGTTCGGCGGAGCACAGGACGACGAGGCGGTCGCCGAAGCGGTGGAGCTGGGCATCCTCGAACGCGTTCCGGGCCGGGAGGACGAATTCCTCGTACCGAGCCCGCAAGAGCTGGCTGTGGCCGTGGAGTTGCATGCCGCAGGGGTTCCCCTGCCCGCAATCTCCGGACATCTGCGGGAGCTTCGCGGGCAGGTCGAGCACATAGCGTCCCGCTTCCTGGAGTTCACCACCGAGCACGTCTTCGCCCGCTACCTCGGCCACCGCCCTCCGGAGGACGCCGACGCGGCGGAAGCCGCCTCGATGGTGCGAAGGCTCCGCCCGCTGGCCCAGCAGACCGTCGATGCCGAACTGGCCCGTGCCATGCGGACCTTCGCCACCCGGCATCTGCACCACCACCTCGGCGCCGAGGGTGACGTCACCGACCCGCAGGAGCCGCGTCCGGTCCTCGTGCCCGCTCGGACAACGCAGGCGGTCCAGGCACTCGTTGGTCCACAGAACGTAGCCGCGTTTGTCACTGCCGCGACCGAACGAGAGGTACAAGCACGGACATTGGACGCACTTACCCCATCAAGCCCAAAACATAAGGAGATTGACCAAATGGATTAA